Proteins encoded within one genomic window of Thunnus albacares chromosome 13, fThuAlb1.1, whole genome shotgun sequence:
- the taf9 gene encoding transcription initiation factor TFIID subunit 9, with amino-acid sequence MSAPKTIPKDAQVMIQILKDMGITEYEPRVINQMLEFTYRYVTTIIEDAKIYATHAKKSSVDADDIKLAIQCRMDQSFTSPPPRDFLLEVARQKNMTPLPLIKPYTGPRLPPDRYCLTAPNYRLKSVQKKVSSSAGRITVPRLSVGAVSSRPSTPTLGTPSVQSVTTKVGAPVSLTGQRFTVQIPQPSQTATTKTTTPSTPAVSNVLINPSLIGSKNILITTNMVSQNSGGESLKRKHEDEDDYDAL; translated from the exons atgtctgcTCCAAAAACCATCCCGAAAGATGCTCAG GTGATGATCCAGATCCTGAAGGACATGGGCATCACTGAGTACGAACCCCGAGTCATCAACCAGATGTTGGAGTTCACCTACA GATACGTGACGACCATCATCGAAGACGCCAAGATTTACGCCACACACGCCAAGAAGTCCAGCGTGGACGCCGACGACATCAAACTGGCCATCCAGTGTCGTATGGACCAGTCCTTCACCTCGCCGCCGCCCAGAGAC TTCCTGTTGGAGGTGGCGAGGCAGAAGAACATGACGCCTCTGCCACTGATCAAACCGTACACGGGACCTCGACTCCCTCCGGACCGCTACTGTCTGACGGCGCCAAACTACAGACTCAAATCTGTTCAGAAGAAG GTGTCGTCGTCTGCCGGCAGGATAACGGTGCCTCGTCTCAGCGTCGGCGCCGTCTCCAGCAGACCGAGCACGCCGACCCTCG gaACTCCGTCTGTTCAGTCCGTCACCACTAAAGTCGGAGCTCCGGTGTCTCTGACGGGTCAAAGGTTCACCGTTCAGATCCCACAGCCCTCCCAGACGGCCACCACCAAAACCA CGACGCCGTCCACGCCGGCCGTCTCCAACGTCCTCATCAACCCGTCTCTGATCGGCTCCAAGAACATCCTCATCACCACCAACATGGTGTCGCAGAACTCCGGCGGCGAGTCGCTGAAGAGGAAACACGAAGACGAAGACGACTACGACGCTTTATGA